A stretch of Brassica napus cultivar Da-Ae chromosome C6, Da-Ae, whole genome shotgun sequence DNA encodes these proteins:
- the LOC125588479 gene encoding vacuolar protein sorting-associated protein 45 homolog has product MLMLQDISGMKRFSSYSAPKRFSPICWKDTQISTRLYSKFSFSVCDETLMIVELIIPPLSQEFYADFVAGDPYHFTLNMPSTHLYMLPAVVDPSGLQRYSDRVVDGIAAVFLALKRRPVIRYQRTSDTAKKDCTRNSCKCEIAMVHELIGLQDNKVDLRFIGSLPKDQQVVIILQYQDMARFVDSYPEYKKMQGNVSKHAVTDLLNNESVSDIDRLRLVMLYALRYEKENPVQLMQLFNKWLHGLPSTNQG; this is encoded by the exons ATGCTGATGCTTCAGGATATCTCCGGCATGAAGAGGTTCTCCTCATACTCGGCTCCGAAACG TTTTTCTCCAATCTGTTGGAAGGATACTCAGATTAGCACGAGGCTGTACAGCAAGTTCAG TTTCTCGGTTTGTGATGAAACGCTCATGATTGTTGAGCTTATTATCCCTCCCTTGTCTCAA GAGTTTTATGCAGACTTTGTTGCTGGTGATCCGTATCATTTCACATTGAATATGCCATCAACCCACCTATATATGCTCCCAGCAGTTGTCGATCCCTCTGGTTTGCAACGCTACTCCGATCGGGTTGTTGATGGAATTGCGGCTGTGTTTCTGGCTTTGAAACGTAGACCTGTCATCAGATACCAGAGGACCTCTGATACTGCAAAAAAGGATTGCACACGAAACAGCTGTAAGTGTGAAATT GCAATGGTGCACGAACTCATAGGACTTCAGGATAATAAAGTGGACTTGAGATTCATTGGAAGTCTTCCAAAAGATCAGCAAGTTGTGATTATTCTCCAGTACC AGGACATGGCCAGATTTGTTGACAGCTACCCTGAGTACAAAAAAATGCAAGGCAACGTCTCAAAGCAT GCAGTTACGGATCTCTTAAATAACGAAAGTGTCTCTGACATTGACCGGCTACGTTTGGTAATGCTGTATGCTCTGCGCTATGAGAAAGAGAATCCCGTTCAGTTGATGCAACTGTTCAACAAATGGCTTCACGGTCTCCCAAGTACAAACCAGGGGTAA